Proteins encoded within one genomic window of Desulfonatronospira thiodismutans ASO3-1:
- a CDS encoding DUF3786 domain-containing protein — MSKNLNPMQIYQLLNQSNCRECGEPTCMAFAASVFKGHKQLSACPYVDKETLNKYSDLEPARTGTEENMQQAMHYLQQKIPETDLAEAARRTGGIFENQKLTLQIMGKNFSVDTKGGLDSEIHVNPWVSIPVLQYILHGKGKEPTGNWAPFKELPHGRPRAGLFEQRCEKPLKRVADNYPDLFYDILDLFDAMEVDKGFRADVSFLLYPLPRLPMIIAWWYPAEDLESALHIFFDETAKDNLGVDGVFALGTGLAMMVEKLALRHGVKGFIPL, encoded by the coding sequence ATGAGCAAGAATTTGAACCCCATGCAGATCTATCAGCTTTTGAACCAGTCCAACTGCCGGGAATGCGGGGAACCTACCTGCATGGCCTTTGCTGCTTCAGTTTTCAAGGGACATAAACAGCTTTCTGCATGTCCTTATGTTGATAAAGAGACACTGAATAAATATTCTGACCTGGAACCGGCCCGGACAGGCACTGAAGAAAATATGCAGCAGGCCATGCATTACCTGCAGCAGAAAATCCCTGAAACTGATCTGGCAGAGGCCGCCCGGAGAACCGGTGGTATTTTTGAAAACCAAAAACTGACCCTGCAGATAATGGGCAAGAACTTCAGTGTGGACACAAAGGGTGGCCTGGACTCGGAAATACATGTCAACCCCTGGGTCAGCATACCTGTTCTTCAATACATACTGCATGGAAAAGGCAAAGAACCCACCGGCAACTGGGCTCCCTTCAAGGAACTGCCCCATGGCCGGCCCAGGGCGGGCCTTTTTGAGCAGCGCTGTGAAAAACCTCTGAAAAGGGTGGCGGATAACTATCCGGATCTTTTTTATGATATACTGGACCTGTTCGACGCTATGGAAGTGGACAAAGGCTTCAGGGCGGATGTTTCTTTTCTTCTATATCCTCTGCCCAGACTGCCCATGATCATTGCCTGGTGGTATCCGGCGGAAGACCTGGAGTCGGCTTTGCATATCTTTTTCGATGAAACAGCCAAGGACAACCTGGGGGTGGACGGTGTTTTCGCCCTGGGGACCGGGCTGGCCATGATGGTGGAAAAGCTGGCTCTGCGGCACGGAGTAAAAGGGTTCATTCCTTTATAA
- a CDS encoding DUF3786 domain-containing protein, with product MTDEYNTNDGEQEAWAILQGLDPQLVKKRTLAGSGAGSKSFSLMCLGRKLDIDPAERVISTHSRQAQVLLQDLGCYTRLSILRYLVHCPDEPLHNEWIKPASIPGGRIFDQGTHVLPLNEPAALIQKKTGSAQKACAGLGGHLHGNGDLSMILYPMPRFPVLFIFWYGDEEFAPVGSILIDALWRDHLPVDITWAAAKLSFEMLFNQLK from the coding sequence ATGACAGACGAATACAATACAAATGACGGTGAACAGGAGGCCTGGGCCATACTGCAGGGCCTGGATCCGCAGCTGGTAAAAAAAAGGACCCTGGCCGGGTCTGGGGCAGGTTCAAAAAGTTTCAGCCTCATGTGCCTGGGCCGCAAACTGGACATCGACCCGGCAGAGCGCGTTATAAGCACCCATTCCAGGCAGGCCCAGGTCCTGCTGCAGGACCTGGGCTGCTATACCCGGCTGTCCATTCTCAGGTACCTGGTGCACTGCCCTGATGAACCCCTGCACAATGAGTGGATCAAGCCGGCAAGCATTCCCGGAGGCAGAATATTTGACCAGGGGACCCATGTCCTGCCCCTGAATGAACCGGCCGCACTTATTCAAAAAAAAACCGGGAGCGCACAAAAGGCATGCGCCGGGCTGGGCGGCCACCTTCATGGCAACGGCGACCTGAGCATGATACTTTACCCCATGCCCCGCTTCCCGGTCCTGTTTATCTTCTGGTACGGGGACGAGGAGTTTGCACCTGTCGGCTCAATCCTCATAGATGCCCTGTGGCGGGATCACCTGCCAGTGGACATCACCTGGGCTGCAGCAAAGCTCTCTTTTGAAATGCTTTTTAACCAGTTGAAATAA
- a CDS encoding flavodoxin family protein produces MSDLVAIYGSPRRKGNTAALLSRAVQGARDSGASVQEYVLRDLKISPCLEIYKCQKDGECAIEDDFQEVRDRILQARGLILASPIFFYSVSAHTKAFMDRFQSMWVRKYWIDEEQPGKKDLKRKGLFISAGATRGARLFDGAVLSVRYFFDVLDMQLWGSLLFRGLDGANDVQNYPEYLDEAYSLGRDMYYDL; encoded by the coding sequence ATGTCCGATTTAGTAGCCATATACGGCAGTCCCAGGCGCAAGGGCAATACTGCTGCACTTTTATCCAGGGCGGTGCAGGGGGCCAGGGACAGCGGGGCCTCGGTGCAGGAGTATGTACTCCGGGACCTGAAGATATCCCCCTGCCTGGAGATATACAAATGTCAAAAGGACGGGGAATGCGCCATTGAGGATGATTTCCAGGAAGTCCGGGACCGGATACTGCAAGCCAGGGGGCTTATTCTGGCCTCGCCAATTTTTTTCTACTCTGTAAGCGCCCATACCAAGGCTTTCATGGACCGTTTTCAGTCCATGTGGGTACGCAAGTACTGGATAGATGAGGAGCAGCCCGGAAAAAAAGATCTAAAGCGCAAGGGGCTTTTTATTTCCGCAGGGGCCACCAGGGGGGCCAGGCTTTTTGACGGGGCAGTGTTAAGCGTACGATATTTCTTTGATGTGCTGGATATGCAGCTCTGGGGAAGCCTGCTGTTTCGTGGCCTGGACGGGGCGAACGATGTCCAGAACTACCCGGAATACCTGGATGAGGCATATTCTCTGGGGCGGGACATGTATTATGATCTTTGA
- a CDS encoding ASKHA domain-containing protein has protein sequence MKSMVQAVEVSASKPSLSDNTADLDRLKRSVRQATGQENITCPLPDMAGVAGSFRDAGFQGAAVVRDTGNGMEIISFFPGMPQKLPGMALDLGTTHLEACLVDLLSGQEMARVSREHAQGQFGADILTRIHYAERNAGLAQLQRATVSDINAMAADLAGRAGMVSGDLMALGMAGNTAMTHFLLGLSPYHMCREPYIPVANTVDIFRARDLGLEICSSAPIWVAPSVGSYFGGDLLAGIVACDLDLEDQPGMLVDVGTNAEVILGGKDWLLACAGAAGPALEGGVARMGMRAGPGAIDKVSIDPDSKFLDYSTIGGEPALGICGSGLIDLAAQMYLAGMLDTRGKFRPESMKERFVEDEHNPCFVVVQGEQSGHGQPVTVRQSDINALIRSKAAMYAVLSTLLQQVGLSFEDLGRINVAGAFGRHIDPEKAVVLGMLPDLPLNVYHPVGNTSLKGAVRAITDCDFRQRIMDAARRVTYIELNVNQEFMHRFSGARFIPHTDVSLFPSVPRPQEVCR, from the coding sequence ATGAAAAGTATGGTTCAGGCAGTAGAGGTCAGTGCCTCAAAGCCCAGTCTTTCAGATAATACAGCGGATCTGGACCGGCTGAAACGCTCGGTCCGCCAGGCAACCGGGCAGGAGAATATCACTTGTCCATTGCCGGATATGGCCGGGGTGGCCGGCAGCTTCAGGGACGCAGGCTTCCAGGGCGCGGCTGTGGTAAGGGATACGGGCAACGGGATGGAAATTATCAGTTTTTTCCCCGGGATGCCGCAAAAACTCCCCGGAATGGCTCTGGATCTGGGAACAACCCACCTGGAGGCCTGTCTCGTGGATCTTTTGTCCGGACAGGAGATGGCCAGGGTATCCCGGGAGCATGCACAGGGGCAGTTCGGTGCGGACATCCTGACCCGGATTCATTATGCTGAACGTAATGCAGGACTTGCGCAACTGCAGCGGGCCACGGTTTCGGACATAAATGCCATGGCGGCCGACCTGGCAGGCCGGGCCGGGATGGTTTCAGGGGATCTAATGGCCCTGGGCATGGCCGGAAATACCGCCATGACCCATTTTCTGCTGGGGCTCAGCCCTTATCATATGTGCAGGGAACCTTACATCCCGGTTGCAAATACTGTAGATATTTTCCGGGCCAGGGACCTGGGCCTGGAGATCTGCTCTAGTGCACCAATCTGGGTTGCTCCCAGCGTCGGCAGTTATTTCGGGGGGGATCTTCTGGCCGGGATTGTCGCCTGTGACCTGGACCTTGAGGACCAGCCGGGCATGCTTGTTGACGTGGGCACCAATGCCGAAGTGATTCTGGGAGGCAAAGACTGGCTCCTGGCCTGCGCCGGGGCTGCCGGTCCCGCGCTGGAGGGCGGTGTGGCCAGGATGGGGATGCGGGCCGGTCCCGGGGCCATAGACAAGGTCAGCATTGACCCGGATTCAAAATTCCTGGATTATTCAACCATCGGCGGTGAGCCTGCTCTTGGCATCTGTGGATCCGGTCTTATCGATCTGGCTGCACAGATGTACCTGGCCGGCATGTTGGATACACGGGGTAAATTCAGGCCCGAGTCCATGAAAGAAAGATTTGTAGAAGACGAGCACAACCCCTGTTTTGTAGTTGTGCAGGGGGAGCAGAGCGGCCATGGTCAGCCGGTGACGGTACGCCAGTCGGATATAAATGCCCTGATCCGTTCCAAGGCCGCCATGTATGCGGTTTTAAGCACCCTTCTGCAGCAGGTGGGCCTGTCTTTTGAGGACCTGGGCAGGATAAACGTGGCCGGGGCCTTCGGCAGACACATAGATCCGGAAAAGGCCGTGGTCCTGGGAATGCTTCCGGATCTGCCCCTGAACGTGTACCATCCGGTAGGCAATACTTCTTTGAAGGGAGCCGTGCGGGCCATAACAGACTGTGATTTCAGGCAGAGGATAATGGATGCCGCCAGAAGGGTAACCTATATCGAGCTGAACGTGAACCAGGAATTCATGCACAGGTTTTCCGGGGCCAGGTTTATTCCCCATACTGATGTCAGCCTTTTTCCGTCAGTTCCCAGGCCTCAGGAAGTATGCAGGTAA
- a CDS encoding formate--tetrahydrofolate ligase produces MALDPTKHKDWEIAEEAESRMKTVYELGEQLGLAKEELLPHGHYVAKLDYRKILESRQSKPDGKYVDVTAITPTPLGEGKSTCAMGLVQGLGRRNKSVMGAIRQPSGGPTMNIKGSAAGGGLAQCIPLTPFSLGLTGDINAIMNSHNLGMVALTSRMQHENNYTDEELAKRGLKRLDIHPKKVEFNWIIDFCAQALRNITIGQGAKMDGPMMQSRFDIAVSSEIMAILSVAKNLEDMRNKIGKIVVAYDRQDRPLTTADLEVDGAMTAWMVEALNPNLMQTLEGQPVAVHAGPFANIAIGQSSVIADRVALKLADYNVTESGFGADIGFEKFWNLKCRYSNLKPHCAVVVATIRALKCHGGAPIPVPGRPMPEEYGKENVGWVEEGCKNLLHHIETVKKAGINPVVCINAFYTDTDNEIKAVRRLCEEAGARVAVSKHWQYGGDGALEFADAVTDACEEKNEFRFLYDLETPLEKRIELIAREVYGADGVSFGPDAQAKLKRMEKDPDMKDMGTCMVKTHLSLSHEPSLKGVPKNWTLPVRDILTYKGAGFVVPVAGTISLMPGTGSDPAYRRIDVDTETGKVKGLF; encoded by the coding sequence ATGGCTCTTGACCCCACCAAGCACAAAGACTGGGAAATAGCCGAGGAAGCGGAAAGCCGCATGAAGACAGTTTACGAACTGGGCGAACAGCTGGGCCTGGCTAAAGAGGAACTGCTGCCCCACGGACACTACGTGGCCAAGCTGGATTACCGCAAGATCCTGGAAAGCCGGCAGAGCAAGCCCGACGGCAAGTACGTGGACGTTACCGCCATTACCCCTACTCCTCTTGGAGAAGGAAAATCCACCTGCGCCATGGGCCTGGTTCAGGGGCTGGGCAGAAGGAACAAATCTGTAATGGGTGCCATTAGGCAGCCTTCCGGCGGACCTACGATGAATATCAAGGGTTCCGCGGCAGGTGGAGGCCTGGCCCAGTGCATCCCCTTGACCCCTTTTTCCCTGGGACTCACCGGGGACATCAACGCCATCATGAATTCTCATAATCTGGGCATGGTGGCCCTGACTTCCCGCATGCAGCATGAAAACAACTATACCGATGAAGAGCTGGCCAAACGCGGCCTCAAGCGACTGGACATTCATCCCAAAAAAGTCGAATTCAACTGGATAATCGACTTTTGCGCCCAGGCCCTGCGCAACATCACCATTGGCCAGGGGGCCAAAATGGACGGCCCCATGATGCAGTCCAGATTCGACATTGCGGTAAGCTCGGAAATCATGGCCATTTTGTCCGTGGCCAAGAACCTGGAGGACATGCGCAATAAAATCGGCAAGATCGTTGTGGCCTATGACCGCCAGGACCGCCCCCTCACCACTGCCGACCTGGAAGTGGACGGGGCCATGACCGCCTGGATGGTGGAGGCCCTGAACCCCAACCTAATGCAGACCCTGGAGGGTCAGCCCGTGGCCGTTCATGCCGGTCCATTCGCCAACATAGCCATTGGACAGAGTTCGGTCATCGCCGACCGCGTGGCCCTGAAACTGGCCGATTACAACGTCACCGAGAGCGGCTTCGGAGCCGACATCGGATTTGAAAAATTCTGGAACCTCAAGTGCCGCTATTCCAATCTCAAGCCGCACTGCGCCGTGGTGGTGGCCACCATCCGGGCCCTGAAATGCCACGGTGGAGCGCCCATTCCAGTGCCGGGACGGCCCATGCCCGAAGAATACGGCAAGGAAAACGTAGGCTGGGTGGAAGAAGGCTGCAAAAACCTCCTGCATCACATCGAGACCGTCAAAAAGGCCGGCATCAACCCTGTGGTCTGCATCAACGCCTTTTACACGGACACGGATAACGAAATCAAGGCTGTGCGCCGCCTGTGCGAAGAGGCCGGAGCCAGGGTGGCCGTATCCAAACACTGGCAGTACGGCGGGGACGGAGCCCTGGAATTTGCCGATGCAGTCACTGATGCCTGTGAAGAGAAAAACGAATTCCGCTTCCTGTACGACCTGGAAACCCCTCTGGAAAAACGCATCGAGCTCATTGCCAGGGAGGTCTATGGAGCAGACGGTGTAAGCTTCGGGCCGGACGCCCAGGCCAAGCTCAAACGCATGGAAAAAGATCCGGACATGAAGGACATGGGAACCTGCATGGTCAAAACCCACCTGTCCCTGTCCCATGAACCCTCTCTCAAGGGCGTGCCCAAAAACTGGACCCTTCCGGTACGCGACATCCTGACCTACAAGGGTGCGGGATTCGTGGTTCCTGTAGCCGGCACCATCAGTCTCATGCCCGGCACAGGCTCCGATCCGGCCTATCGCCGCATCGACGTGGATACGGAAACAGGCAAGGTAAAAGGACTGTTCTAA
- a CDS encoding transglycosylase SLT domain-containing protein, whose translation MELKKSLAICAAALFFILSITPSSAGIQQERQDFLDAEKALQENRLDEFQSLSAGLIDYPLYPYLVFEELRENISISRESDILAFLRDYQQTPLASQLRSRWLDHLAGNQEWSRLARDFQAGSSREKTKCSYGRALLETGQKDAAFEHAEKMWLHGRSRPDECDPLFNAWRDEDRLTPELVRERIALSIDQGQLGLARYLGRYLPEQDKPWLDLWLDIARDPSLTPDQDWSQAAGTPQGKILVYGMKKLVRKDTPDAADDWDHILEKNQLDRKDFPEVEQDIALYLALRRHDQALQRFQDLPDDLKTPRLREWHVRTALYEQKYSEVLDAWDNLSSSQKSSPRWQYWRARALEEQGLVQQASGIYLGLLGRQNYFSLLAADRLGQAYSLNHSPLDPHPEKIDDLKSAPGIQRSLELYYLDREIQARREWMHALQGKDREMMAAAAVLARSIGWHDRAIQAAAGARQFEDLALRFPLSYHDLIAEHAGSRALDPAWVLALARQESMFMPDVRSPAGAIGLMQIMPATGRTIAARLQESLNNPHRLTDPATSVRYGVFYLDLRLQELQQNPVLATAAYNAGAHRVKRWLPKSQNIPADIWVESIPFNETRDYVERVKTYTTIYQIRMGMEPTRVYQRMPAVLPGHLAAEQVAGAE comes from the coding sequence ATGGAGCTTAAAAAAAGCCTGGCAATATGTGCAGCTGCTTTATTTTTCATATTATCTATCACCCCTTCCAGCGCCGGAATACAGCAGGAAAGGCAGGATTTTCTTGATGCTGAAAAAGCCCTGCAGGAAAACCGCCTGGATGAATTCCAGTCCCTGAGCGCCGGGCTGATAGACTATCCCCTCTATCCATACTTAGTTTTTGAAGAACTGCGGGAGAACATCTCCATTTCCCGCGAATCCGATATTCTTGCTTTTCTAAGAGATTATCAACAAACTCCCCTGGCTTCACAGCTGCGTTCCAGGTGGCTGGATCACCTTGCAGGGAACCAGGAATGGTCCAGGCTGGCCAGGGATTTCCAGGCAGGCTCATCCCGGGAAAAAACAAAGTGCTCATACGGAAGAGCTCTTCTGGAGACAGGGCAAAAGGACGCAGCCTTTGAACACGCCGAAAAAATGTGGCTGCATGGCAGATCCAGGCCTGATGAGTGCGATCCCTTGTTTAATGCCTGGCGAGATGAAGACAGGCTGACCCCGGAACTTGTCCGGGAGCGCATCGCCCTTTCCATTGATCAGGGCCAGCTCGGACTGGCAAGATACCTTGGAAGGTACCTGCCAGAACAGGACAAGCCCTGGCTTGATCTCTGGCTGGATATTGCCCGCGATCCTTCACTTACACCAGATCAGGACTGGTCCCAAGCAGCCGGCACCCCCCAAGGGAAAATCCTTGTTTACGGCATGAAGAAACTTGTGCGCAAGGATACACCGGATGCAGCTGACGACTGGGACCATATCCTGGAAAAAAACCAGCTCGACCGTAAAGACTTTCCGGAAGTAGAGCAGGACATCGCCCTTTACCTGGCCCTTAGACGCCATGACCAGGCTCTGCAGCGTTTCCAGGATCTCCCCGACGATCTCAAGACCCCCAGGCTTCGCGAATGGCATGTGCGCACAGCGCTTTACGAACAGAAATACAGTGAAGTGCTGGATGCCTGGGACAATCTTTCCAGCTCCCAGAAATCATCTCCAAGGTGGCAGTACTGGAGAGCCAGGGCCCTTGAGGAGCAGGGACTTGTCCAGCAGGCTTCGGGTATCTATCTTGGCCTGCTTGGCAGGCAGAACTATTTTTCATTGCTGGCTGCAGACAGGCTGGGCCAGGCCTATTCCCTGAACCATTCCCCATTGGACCCCCATCCTGAAAAGATTGATGACCTTAAAAGCGCCCCAGGAATTCAGAGGTCCTTGGAACTGTATTACCTGGACCGTGAAATCCAGGCCCGCCGGGAATGGATGCATGCCCTGCAGGGCAAAGACCGGGAAATGATGGCAGCGGCTGCAGTCCTGGCCCGGAGTATCGGCTGGCACGACCGGGCCATTCAGGCTGCTGCAGGTGCAAGACAGTTTGAAGACCTTGCCCTCAGGTTTCCCCTGTCCTACCATGACCTGATAGCCGAGCATGCAGGCAGCAGGGCACTGGACCCTGCCTGGGTCCTGGCTCTGGCCAGACAGGAAAGCATGTTCATGCCGGACGTACGTTCTCCTGCCGGGGCCATCGGCCTGATGCAGATCATGCCCGCCACGGGCAGGACTATCGCTGCCAGGCTCCAGGAGTCCCTGAATAATCCCCACCGCCTTACTGATCCCGCCACCAGCGTGCGCTACGGTGTTTTTTACCTGGATCTGCGGCTGCAGGAACTTCAGCAGAACCCTGTCCTGGCTACCGCCGCATACAATGCAGGGGCCCACCGGGTCAAAAGATGGCTGCCCAAATCCCAGAACATACCCGCGGATATCTGGGTGGAAAGCATTCCCTTCAATGAAACCAGGGATTACGTGGAGAGAGTCAAGACCTACACCACCATCTACCAGATCCGCATGGGCATGGAACCCACCAGAGTGTATCAGAGGATGCCGGCCGTCCTGCCGGGACACCTGGCCGCGGAACAGGTTGCCGGAGCAGAGTAG
- the hisD gene encoding histidinol dehydrogenase has product MFGRQFSYTSTHDWPHIKSWLTLRMQPDMSVEGKVREVMNKISKSGDEALVEYTRLFDCEDFSLENLRVTQTEIQDSMSMIPGNDLKIIRTAAEKIRNYHLKQTRNSWFTTDPDGAFLGQMVTPLPRAGLYVPGGQGGDTPLISSLLMNAIPAQVAGVESICMVSPPRKDKTLNPYLLATAHLLGLDEIYKCGSAWAVAALAYGTPEIPAVDMIAGPGNIFVTTAKKLLMGQVGIDMIAGPSELAVLADSSARPDYIAADLLSQAEHDPLAGTYLVTDDADLIEKVAHELENQLLSLPRADNARKALKDWGGSFEVPDMQTGMELVNRIAPEHFELCLQDPWPMLARVKNAGAVFLGHTSPEPVGDYFAGPNHVLPTLGTARFSQALSVENFQKNISILATDKSYLQQHASGIARLARMENLEAHARSVEIRLKGE; this is encoded by the coding sequence ATGTTCGGAAGACAGTTTTCTTACACTTCAACCCATGACTGGCCTCATATAAAATCATGGCTGACCCTCAGAATGCAGCCGGACATGTCCGTAGAAGGCAAAGTCCGGGAGGTCATGAACAAAATCAGCAAGTCTGGAGACGAGGCCCTGGTGGAATATACCAGGCTTTTCGACTGCGAAGATTTCAGTCTTGAGAACCTGCGGGTCACACAAACGGAAATCCAGGACTCAATGTCCATGATTCCAGGCAATGACCTGAAAATCATCCGCACAGCGGCTGAAAAAATCAGGAACTATCACCTCAAGCAGACCAGGAACTCCTGGTTCACCACTGACCCTGACGGTGCTTTTCTAGGGCAGATGGTCACTCCCTTGCCCAGGGCCGGCCTTTATGTCCCAGGGGGACAGGGCGGGGATACTCCGCTTATTTCCAGTCTGCTCATGAACGCCATCCCGGCCCAGGTGGCCGGTGTGGAATCCATCTGCATGGTGTCCCCGCCGCGCAAGGACAAAACTCTCAATCCCTATCTCCTTGCCACTGCACACCTTCTGGGGCTCGATGAAATCTACAAATGCGGCTCGGCCTGGGCTGTTGCAGCCCTGGCTTACGGTACTCCGGAAATACCCGCCGTGGATATGATAGCCGGACCGGGCAACATATTTGTGACCACCGCCAAAAAGCTGCTCATGGGCCAGGTGGGCATCGACATGATTGCCGGACCCAGCGAACTGGCGGTTCTGGCGGATTCCAGCGCCAGACCGGATTACATTGCCGCTGACCTTCTATCCCAGGCCGAACACGATCCCCTGGCCGGGACCTATCTGGTGACTGATGATGCAGACCTGATTGAAAAAGTGGCCCATGAGCTGGAAAACCAGCTCCTGAGTCTGCCCCGTGCGGATAACGCCCGCAAGGCCCTCAAGGACTGGGGAGGATCATTTGAGGTCCCGGACATGCAGACAGGGATGGAACTGGTCAACCGCATTGCTCCGGAGCACTTTGAACTCTGCCTGCAGGACCCCTGGCCCATGCTGGCCAGGGTCAAAAACGCCGGGGCAGTATTTCTGGGGCATACCAGCCCGGAGCCTGTGGGGGACTACTTCGCCGGCCCCAACCACGTACTGCCCACCCTGGGAACAGCCAGGTTCTCCCAGGCATTGTCAGTTGAAAACTTTCAGAAAAACATAAGCATCCTGGCCACAGACAAAAGTTATCTGCAGCAGCACGCTTCCGGTATCGCCCGCCTGGCCAGGATGGAAAACCTGGAGGCACATGCCCGCAGCGTAGAAATAAGACTTAAAGGAGAGTAA
- a CDS encoding phosphoribosylaminoimidazolesuccinocarboxamide synthase gives MQVVTQTSITEFPLISRGKVRDIYELDPDTLLIVTTDRMSAFDVVMSQPIPYKGAVLNQITLFWMDMFKDLVDNHLISSNVEDFPEPLKPYSEELRGRSVMVRRAAPLPIECIVRGYITGSGWKDYQRTGQVCGYTLPQGLVESQKLEEPLFTPSTKAEAGAHDENIDMKQAGEKIGQEMLQQVQELSLSIYGQAREYAEKKGILIADTKFEFGTRDGRIMLIDEVLTPDSSRFWPADTYKPGQGQSSFDKQYLRDWLERSGWNKNPPPPDLPEEIINETTKKYLLAYKLLTGKDLMQGGTYAA, from the coding sequence ATGCAAGTGGTAACTCAGACCAGCATCACTGAATTTCCATTGATTTCACGGGGCAAGGTCCGTGATATTTACGAACTGGATCCGGACACCCTGCTCATTGTGACCACTGACCGTATGAGCGCCTTTGATGTGGTCATGTCTCAGCCCATTCCCTACAAGGGAGCCGTGCTCAACCAGATCACGCTGTTCTGGATGGATATGTTCAAGGACCTGGTGGACAATCATCTTATAAGCTCAAATGTAGAAGATTTTCCAGAACCTCTAAAACCTTACAGTGAAGAACTGCGTGGACGCTCGGTCATGGTCAGAAGGGCCGCCCCTTTGCCCATTGAATGCATTGTCCGGGGCTATATCACCGGCTCCGGGTGGAAAGATTACCAGCGCACCGGCCAGGTCTGCGGCTATACCCTGCCTCAGGGACTGGTGGAATCCCAGAAGCTGGAAGAACCCCTTTTTACTCCTTCCACCAAGGCCGAGGCCGGAGCACACGACGAAAACATAGACATGAAACAGGCCGGGGAAAAAATCGGCCAGGAAATGCTGCAACAGGTGCAGGAGCTTTCTTTATCCATTTACGGCCAGGCCAGGGAATATGCCGAAAAAAAGGGTATTCTCATCGCAGACACCAAGTTTGAATTCGGCACCAGGGATGGACGCATCATGCTCATTGATGAAGTCCTCACCCCTGACTCCTCCCGTTTCTGGCCCGCGGACACGTATAAGCCCGGACAGGGACAGTCCAGTTTTGACAAGCAGTATCTGCGGGACTGGCTGGAACGCTCCGGATGGAATAAAAACCCGCCCCCTCCGGATCTTCCGGAAGAAATCATCAATGAAACCACAAAGAAATATCTGCTGGCATACAAATTACTAACCGGAAAAGACCTGATGCAGGGAGGGACATATGCTGCTTAA
- a CDS encoding enoyl-ACP reductase FabI: MLLKDKKAVIFGVANNKSIAYGIAEQFKEHGASLAFNYVGESLKKRVAPISEELGGEFIFDCDVTDDEQIRAAAETVREKWGQVDILVHSVAFAHRDDLQGRFIDTSREGFRLAMDVSAYSLPAICHAFEPLMNPGSSVMTMTYYGSVKTVTNYNVMGVAKAALEASMRYLAVDLGPKGVRVNAISAGPIKTLASSGISGFKTILSTIEEKAPLQRNVTQTDVGKSAVYLASDLSTGTTGEVLFVDSGYNIVGV; the protein is encoded by the coding sequence ATGCTGCTTAAAGATAAAAAGGCTGTCATCTTCGGAGTGGCCAACAACAAAAGCATCGCTTACGGCATCGCGGAACAGTTCAAGGAGCATGGAGCATCCCTGGCCTTCAACTACGTCGGGGAATCTCTAAAAAAAAGAGTTGCTCCCATAAGCGAAGAACTGGGCGGTGAGTTTATCTTCGACTGCGATGTCACCGATGATGAACAGATCAGGGCGGCAGCCGAAACAGTCCGGGAAAAATGGGGCCAGGTGGACATCCTGGTACATTCTGTGGCCTTTGCGCACCGGGATGACCTGCAGGGCAGATTCATCGACACCTCCAGGGAAGGATTCAGGCTGGCCATGGATGTCTCGGCTTATTCCCTTCCGGCCATCTGCCATGCCTTCGAGCCCCTCATGAATCCCGGGTCCTCGGTTATGACCATGACCTATTACGGCTCAGTAAAAACCGTGACCAACTATAATGTCATGGGAGTGGCCAAGGCCGCCCTTGAGGCCTCCATGCGCTACCTGGCGGTTGACCTTGGTCCCAAAGGAGTCCGGGTAAACGCCATCAGCGCCGGTCCCATAAAGACCCTGGCTTCCTCCGGAATCTCCGGGTTCAAGACCATCTTGAGCACCATCGAGGAAAAAGCGCCCCTGCAGCGCAATGTGACCCAGACAGACGTGGGCAAATCCGCTGTATACCTGGCCTCTGACCTGTCTACCGGCACTACAGGGGAGGTTTTGTTTGTAGACTCCGGATACAATATAGTCGGTGTTTAG